A stretch of the Perca flavescens isolate YP-PL-M2 chromosome 10, PFLA_1.0, whole genome shotgun sequence genome encodes the following:
- the gpr151 gene encoding probable G-protein coupled receptor 151, with protein MDKLSGNNETVVNSSIDKWSFNEHGSYQHLDPGQLRVLVPAILGVICVLGVACNLTAMVILFSNAHRGKLSLINSLVFNLMFADVLVLLFTVPFRAASYSKSSWNLGWLVCKTADWFLQSCMVAKSFTVAVMAKACYRYVSNPTKQVSIHLGSMLVVFLFIWLSACSVTIPHWLFATLKREIRGLVCVLMVPPEARDFMAVYVKAYPLGVYCAPLCFALMYFCRAYSQCQRRSSKTQNLRTQIRARKLTLMLFSLTVAMTILWLPQWVVWVWERHVAEKEIEGAQPLISSLPPLLTLSAQLLTFSLSLVNPLIVLFLSEEFREGYRGLWRRLTLRKQPPPKPKPGPHNPTTLQSPCPRPETSGQLGGERSLRPSFSQGPSSEAQPQPGQGEKREEDRLSLKDGIVLLDVEQFWHGRESGSNADENDPVPWEHQSKDGEK; from the coding sequence atGGATAAATTGAGCGGGAACAATGAGACGGTGGTGAACAGCTCCATAGACAAGTGGTCGTTCAATGAACACGGCTCGTACCAACACCTGGACCCCGGGCAGCTGAGGGTCTTGGTGCCAGCTATTCTGGGAGTCATCTGTGTCTTGGGGGTGGCTTGTAATCTCACTGCGATGGTTATCTTGTTCTCCAACGCTCATAGGGGCAAACTGTCCCTCATCAACTCCCTCGTCTTCAACCTGATGTTTGCCGACGTGCTCGTGCTGCTGTTCACGGTGCCTTTCAGGGCTGCGTCCTACTCCAAATCTAGCTGGAATCTGGGCTGGCTGGTCTGCAAGACGGCCGACTGGTTCCTCCAGTCCTGCATGGTAGCGAAGAGCTTCACGGTGGCTGTCATGGCCAAAGCGTGCTACCGCTACGTGTCCAACCCCACCAAGCAGGTGAGCATCCACCTGGGCTCCATGCTGGTGGTGTTCCTCTTCATCTGGCTTTCCGCCTGCTCGGTCACCATCCCTCACTGGCTGTTTGCCACACTGAAGAGAGAAATCCGCGGGCTGGTGTGTGTGCTGATGGTTCCTCCTGAAGCCCGGGACTTCATGGCTGTGTACGTCAAAGCGTACCCCCTGGGGGTCTACTGTGCACCTCTCTGCTTCGCCCTGATGTATTTCTGTAGGGCGTATAGCCAATGCCAGCGCCGCTCCAGTAAAACTCAGAACCTGCGCACCCAGATCAGAGCCAGGAAGCTCACCTTGATGCTGTTTAGCCTGACTGTGGCCATGACTATTCTCTGGCTTCCACAGTGGGTGGTGTGGGTTTGGGAGCGTCACGTCGCGGAGAAGGAAATCGAAGGAGCTCAGCCCCTCATTTCCTCTCTTCCCCCTCTTCTAACCCTCTCTGCCCAGCTGCTCACCTTCTCTCTGTCCCTGGTGAACCCTCTCATCGTCCTCTTCCTCTCCGAGGAGTTCAGAGAGGGCTACAGGGGGCTGTGGAGGCGCCTCACCCTGCGCAAGCAACCTCCTCCAAAGCCAAAGCCGGGACCTCACAACCCTACAACTCTCCAGTCGCCTTGCCCCAGACCAGAGACTTCGGGCCAGCTGGGGGGGGAGAGGAGCCTTCGACCAAGCTTCAGCCAGGGTCCCAGCAGTGAGGCTCAGCCCCAGCCGGGGcaaggagaaaagagagaagaagacagGCTGAGCCTCAAAGATGGGATCGTCTTGCTTGATGTGGAGCAGTTCTGGCACGGGAGGGAGAGTGGATCGAACGCAGACGAAAATGATCCAGTGCCGTGGGAGCACCAGAGCAAAGACGGGGAAAAATAA